The following coding sequences are from one Rattus norvegicus strain BN/NHsdMcwi chromosome 11, GRCr8, whole genome shotgun sequence window:
- the Krtap20-1 gene encoding keratin-associated protein 20-2-like, whose product MCYYGRFYGGLGYGYGGLGCGYGCGYGCGYGGYGYGCCRPLCCRRYWSYGFY is encoded by the coding sequence ATGTGCTACTACGGAAGATTCTACGGAGGCCTGGGCTATGGCTATGGAGGCCTAGgctgtggctatggctgtggctatggctgtggctatGGAGGCTATGGCTATGGCTGTTGTCGCCCACTATGTTGTAGAAGGTACTGGTCCTATGGCTTCTACTGA
- the Krtap20-2l1 gene encoding keratin-associated protein 20-2-like, protein MCYYGSYYGGLGYGYGGLGCGYGCGCGYGYGGYGCGYGNYGYGCCRPLCCRRYWSCGFY, encoded by the coding sequence ATGTGCTACTACGGCAGCTACTATGGAGGCCTGGGCTATGGCTATGGTGGCCTAGGCTGTGGCTATGGTTGTGGCTGTGGCTATGGCTATggtggctatggctgtggctatGGTAACTATGGTTATGGTTGCTGTCGCCCACTGTGCTGTAGAAGGTACTGGTCCTGTGGCTTCTACTGA
- the LOC102551003 gene encoding keratin-associated protein 20-2-like, which translates to MCYYGGYYGGLGYGYGGLGCGYGCGYGSYGYGCCRPLCCGRYWSYGFY; encoded by the coding sequence ATGTGCTACTATGGTGGATACTATGGAGGCCTGGGCTATGGCTATGGTGGCCTAGgctgtggctatggctgtggctatGGTAGCTATGGTTATGGCTGCTGTCGCCCACTGTGTTGTGGAAGATATTGGTCTTATGGCTTCTACTGA
- the LOC102551105 gene encoding keratin-associated protein 20-2-like — MRCYGGYYGGLGYGYGCLGCGYGCGYGGYGYGCGYGYGCCRPLCCRRYWSCGFY; from the coding sequence ATGCGTTGCTATGGTGGATACTATGGAGGCCTGGGCTATGGCTATGGTTGCCTAGgctgtggctatggctgtggctatGGTGGCTATGGTTATGGCTGTGGCTATGGTTATGGTTGCTGCCGCCCACTGTGTTGTAGAAGGTACTGGTCCTGTGGCTTCTACTGA
- the LOC102551168 gene encoding keratin-associated protein 20-2-like — protein MCYYGSYYGGLGYGYGGLGCGYGCGCGCGYGCGYGCGYGCGYGGYGYGCCRPLCCRRYWSCGIY, from the coding sequence ATGTGCTACTACGGCAGCTACTATGGAGGCCTGGGCTATGGCTATGGTGGCCTAGGCTGTGGCTATggttgtggctgtggctgtggctatggctgtggctatggctgtggctatggctgtggctatGGTGGCTATGGTTATGGCTGTTGCCGCCCACTGTGCTGTAGAAGATACTGGTCCTGTGGCATCTATTGA